The Pseudomonadota bacterium genome window below encodes:
- a CDS encoding sucrose synthase, with the protein MESLDDFLAEHRDQLYLALRHYLGLQKPLLLHSELWDEFERFCRESGHETLLQSPLGKAIHATQEAVLDAPWIYIAVRPSVARWRYLRFHVEAGHHESIPVNEFLRFKERVVNGRDHEHDWVLEVDLGPFNREFPKLKESRSIGRGVEFLNRRLSSQLFQELGKGDRKLLEFLRVHQHQGRKLMLNDRIAEVDDLRRALRRAEEYLGGQADANTWEQVGHTLQYLGFEPGWGRDVTRMRDTLGQLSDILEAPEPTTLDQFLSRIPMIFSIAILSPHGYFGQANVLGLPDTGGQVVYILDQVRALEKEMRRRLWEQGLEIEPRILVITRLIPEAGNTTCDQRLEPIVGTENAQILRVPFHNRQGEMIPQWISRFQIWPYLERFTADVERELLAELGGRPDLIIGNYSDGNLVATLLSQRLKVTQCNIAHALEKTKYLYSDLYWRDNEEHYHFACQFTADLIAMNAADFIITSTYQEIAGRQDSVGQYESYAAFTMPGLYRVVNGIDLFDPKFNIVSPGADDEIYFPYGESGRRLSGVHGEIGRLLYAADQPGARGEFIEPEKPLLFTMARLDKIKNITGLVEWYAQNDKLRALTNLLVIAGHVDVKHSSDDEERAQIQHMHQLMDEYGLDGQVRWLGVHLEKKLAGELYRYIADRRGAFVQPALFEAFGLTVIEAMVSGLPTFATCYGGPLEIIEDGISGFHINPNHGSEAADKLVRFFERCQSESGYWGRISHGSVERVRARYTWQLYAERLMTLSRIYGFWKYVTNLERDETLRYLEMFYGLQYRPLAEFGSEQ; encoded by the coding sequence ATCGAATCTTTGGACGACTTCCTGGCCGAGCATCGCGATCAGCTGTATCTTGCGCTGCGCCACTACCTGGGCCTGCAGAAACCCTTGTTGCTGCATTCCGAGTTGTGGGATGAGTTCGAACGTTTCTGTCGCGAGAGCGGTCACGAAACACTGCTGCAATCCCCGCTGGGCAAGGCGATTCATGCCACTCAGGAGGCGGTGCTCGATGCACCCTGGATCTATATCGCAGTGCGCCCGTCCGTCGCGCGCTGGCGCTATCTGCGGTTTCATGTTGAAGCAGGGCACCATGAAAGCATTCCCGTAAACGAGTTTCTGCGCTTCAAGGAACGCGTGGTCAACGGTCGCGACCACGAGCACGACTGGGTGCTGGAGGTGGATCTCGGTCCTTTCAATCGCGAGTTTCCCAAGCTGAAAGAGTCGCGCTCCATCGGCCGCGGCGTGGAGTTTCTCAATCGGCGCCTCTCCAGCCAGTTGTTCCAGGAACTCGGTAAAGGCGATCGCAAACTGCTGGAGTTTCTGCGCGTCCATCAGCACCAAGGCCGCAAGTTGATGCTCAACGATCGCATCGCCGAGGTGGATGATCTGCGCCGTGCCTTGCGCCGTGCCGAAGAGTATCTTGGTGGTCAGGCTGACGCCAACACCTGGGAGCAGGTCGGCCATACGCTGCAGTACCTGGGCTTCGAACCCGGCTGGGGGCGCGATGTGACGCGCATGCGCGATACGCTGGGGCAATTGAGCGACATCCTCGAAGCGCCCGAGCCGACGACCCTGGATCAGTTCCTGAGTCGTATCCCCATGATCTTCTCCATCGCCATCCTTTCACCCCATGGTTACTTCGGTCAGGCCAATGTGCTCGGACTTCCCGATACCGGTGGACAGGTGGTCTACATACTCGATCAGGTGCGGGCGCTGGAGAAGGAGATGCGCCGGCGCCTCTGGGAGCAGGGTCTGGAGATAGAGCCACGCATCCTGGTTATCACCCGGCTGATCCCCGAAGCGGGCAATACCACCTGCGATCAACGTCTGGAACCGATCGTGGGCACCGAGAACGCGCAGATTCTGCGGGTTCCGTTTCACAATCGGCAGGGCGAGATGATTCCGCAGTGGATCTCTCGCTTTCAGATCTGGCCGTATCTTGAGCGATTCACCGCCGATGTCGAACGCGAACTGCTGGCTGAATTGGGAGGGCGGCCCGATCTGATTATCGGTAACTACTCCGACGGCAACCTGGTGGCGACGCTGCTTTCGCAACGCCTCAAGGTCACCCAGTGCAACATCGCCCATGCTCTGGAGAAGACCAAGTACCTCTACTCCGATCTCTATTGGCGCGACAACGAGGAGCACTATCATTTCGCGTGCCAGTTCACCGCCGATCTCATCGCCATGAACGCCGCCGATTTTATTATCACCAGTACTTATCAAGAGATCGCCGGGCGCCAGGACAGCGTGGGGCAGTACGAAAGCTACGCCGCTTTTACCATGCCGGGGCTCTACCGGGTGGTCAACGGTATCGATCTGTTTGACCCCAAGTTCAATATCGTCTCGCCGGGTGCCGATGATGAGATCTACTTCCCCTATGGTGAATCGGGCCGGCGCCTGAGCGGTGTGCATGGCGAGATCGGCCGGCTGCTCTATGCCGCCGATCAGCCGGGCGCGCGCGGCGAGTTCATCGAACCCGAGAAACCGTTGCTGTTTACGATGGCCCGCCTCGACAAGATCAAAAACATCACCGGATTGGTGGAGTGGTATGCGCAAAACGATAAGCTGCGCGCGCTGACCAATCTGCTGGTCATAGCGGGACATGTCGATGTGAAACACTCTTCGGATGATGAGGAGCGCGCGCAGATTCAGCACATGCATCAGTTGATGGACGAGTACGGGCTCGACGGACAGGTGCGCTGGCTCGGAGTGCACCTGGAGAAGAAGCTCGCCGGCGAACTCTACCGCTACATTGCCGATCGCCGCGGCGCGTTTGTCCAACCGGCGCTGTTCGAGGCCTTCGGTCTCACCGTGATCGAAGCGATGGTTTCGGGGCTGCCTACCTTCGCCACCTGTTACGGCGGACCGTTGGAGATCATCGAAGATGGGATCTCAGGTTTTCATATCAACCCCAACCACGGCAGCGAGGCTGCCGACAAGCTGGTTCGATTCTTCGAGCGTTGTCAAAGCGAATCGGGCTATTGGGGACGCATCAGTCACGGTTCGGTGGAACGGGTGCGCGCCCGCTACACCTGGCAGCTCTACGCCGAGCGGCTGATGACGCTGTCGCGCATCTACGGTTTCTGGAAGTATGTCACCAACCTCGAACGCGACGAGACGCTGCGTTATCTGGAGATGTTCTACGGCCTGCAGTATCGACCGTTAGCGGAATTCGGCAGTGAGCAATAG
- a CDS encoding DUF3106 domain-containing protein, with protein sequence MIKRLLVTTLLALLSLPAAAQTAWSALSDQERTILAPLSERWEQLPAERQARLRQGAQRWAKLTPGERRLMRQRFERWKSLTPERRELLRKRFQQYLALSPDERAAVRKKYQWYRSLPAERRTQLKQRWQNATPAQKRDFLQRRQAIRNRH encoded by the coding sequence ATGATCAAGCGCCTGCTAGTGACCACACTGTTGGCTCTCTTGAGCCTCCCCGCCGCTGCGCAAACCGCCTGGAGTGCGCTCTCGGATCAGGAGCGCACGATTCTCGCTCCGCTTTCCGAGCGCTGGGAGCAGCTGCCCGCTGAACGTCAGGCGCGTTTGCGCCAGGGCGCCCAGCGGTGGGCCAAACTCACACCGGGCGAACGCAGGCTGATGCGCCAGCGCTTCGAGCGCTGGAAGAGCCTGACCCCCGAGCGCCGCGAGCTGCTGCGCAAACGCTTTCAGCAATACCTCGCGCTGTCACCCGACGAACGCGCCGCGGTACGCAAGAAATATCAGTGGTATCGCAGCCTGCCTGCGGAGCGGCGCACGCAGCTCAAACAGCGCTGGCAGAACGCCACACCCGCCCAGAAACGCGACTTCCTTCAACGTCGACAGGCCATTCGTAATCGTCATTAA